Within the Maribacter sp. BPC-D8 genome, the region AGTAGGTGCAACCTCTAAATCGAAAAAAGTAAGCTTCACCTCTGCATTCGGTTCTTCTTCACCCAATTCTTTTCTTCCAATTTCTTTATAATTCACTCCGTCTTTAGAGGCTGACACTACTAATGTCTTAGGATAGAATATCCAACTTGCGGGTGCCGATAAAGCACCAATTGATACTTTTGATATTTTATTCTGTTCCTTTAACTCAACAATTGCATTGAGGTGCTTACCTTCAAAACCTAGCCAATTGCCATCAACAAAGTTAGTAGAACCCCGTTTTTGATCGATTAAAGTTTTACCTTTTTGACCAGCATATTTCTCATTTGGTATGGTCAGTAAATTGACATTATTATAAGCGATGTTATTCTTAATGAACGTACGCTCGGCTATCACACTTGGCTTCCACTCCTTTTTTACAGCAATTGCTTTTACATTAGCAGTGGTTTGCAAAGTAATTTCAGCATCGTATTTCAAAGAAGCTTCTGTTGGTGTAGAGCCATCAATGGTATAGTATATTTCGGTGCCCTCAAAAAGGCTTTCAATTGAAATAGTGAGATGATCACTAAAAAAACTAACATCACTTATTATCGTAGGTGGGTCTAAAATAGTTGCTTCAAAGACATCTGCCCCAATTTGCTGTATGGTTAACCCAGGGTTATTTGTTTGAAGTTGCGTTAAACCATCTGTAGAAACACTTGTATTCCATAAATAAATACTCTGAAGTTTTTTATTCTTTTTAAGTTCAAGAACTAACTTGTCGGTCACTGCTGTACCATAAAGATTCAGTGATTCTAATAGTTCAAAATCAGACAAATCATCGGCAATAGCATCAGTTACATTAGTATGCTGTAGCTTCAATTTCAGTAAATTTTTAAAAGGTTTTAATTGCGACATTAACTCATCGCTGAAATTGCTAAATCCGAAATCCATTTCTACAATATTAGGAGCGTATTCCTCTAGAGCCTCTAACATGTCTTCCGTAATAGAATCCATACTCGACATATTCACCGCCAATAAATGATTTTTTCCAGATAGAGTCTGTACTGGTATACCCGCACCCCTAATATTTTGCAACCACTCTTTTGGTATCTCTACGGCGTCTTTGGCTAGAACAGCCAATGCAGAAGTATCTTGCTCAAGAGAAGTTAGTATTGCAGCTAATTTTCCTTCTCTTGGCAGCTCGTTCACCTTGCATTCAAAACAATTTTTATTTTCCAGCCACCATTCCAACAGTATCTTCTCGTTATCTGTTAATTGAACCTTCCCTTTCGGTGGCATGTGGTCTTCATTTTCTAAAGGCAAATGCACACGCTCTAAAAACATAGATCGCTCTTGACCTGCGATCGTATCTAAAAATCCGCCATTATCACCACCTTTCAATAGCTCATTGGGAGAATTCATTACCAAACCACCTTTTGCTTTGTTTGCATTATGGCAGCTCACGCATTTATCATCAAAAATTGGTTGTACTATTTGGGCATATACCTTCGCTTCTTGAATATTTGTAATTACTAGTTCTTCCTTTTCTTCCAAGAACAAATAATCTTCGCCATGGGTCATATTACCTCCAAAATGTCCTGTTAAACTTATTAAGCCTAAAACAACAAGAAACAACGAAATATAAGATTTACTCAACCAGGTAATTTTACTCCGTTTTACGAAATATAGT harbors:
- a CDS encoding chitobiase/beta-hexosaminidase C-terminal domain-containing protein; this translates as MIQLGIQIGHLHPLFVHLPIGIIMMAFLLEVYSRFIAKKSFDEIIEFTLLVAGATAILSLGTGWLLGEESGYDVDSLFLHRWMAVSFTVTTVLLYFVKRSKITWLSKSYISLFLVVLGLISLTGHFGGNMTHGEDYLFLEEKEELVITNIQEAKVYAQIVQPIFDDKCVSCHNANKAKGGLVMNSPNELLKGGDNGGFLDTIAGQERSMFLERVHLPLENEDHMPPKGKVQLTDNEKILLEWWLENKNCFECKVNELPREGKLAAILTSLEQDTSALAVLAKDAVEIPKEWLQNIRGAGIPVQTLSGKNHLLAVNMSSMDSITEDMLEALEEYAPNIVEMDFGFSNFSDELMSQLKPFKNLLKLKLQHTNVTDAIADDLSDFELLESLNLYGTAVTDKLVLELKKNKKLQSIYLWNTSVSTDGLTQLQTNNPGLTIQQIGADVFEATILDPPTIISDVSFFSDHLTISIESLFEGTEIYYTIDGSTPTEASLKYDAEITLQTTANVKAIAVKKEWKPSVIAERTFIKNNIAYNNVNLLTIPNEKYAGQKGKTLIDQKRGSTNFVDGNWLGFEGKHLNAIVELKEQNKISKVSIGALSAPASWIFYPKTLVVSASKDGVNYKEIGRKELGEEEPNAEVKLTFFDLEVAPTNAKYVKLQIQSPLKNPAWHTDPGGKSWIFIDEVVLN